Proteins encoded by one window of Halomonas sp. SH5A2:
- a CDS encoding efflux RND transporter permease subunit, with the protein MRQLIDAALAHSRTTLMLLVGLLLAGITAWQVIPKEANPDVTIPMIYVSLSLEGVSPEDGERLLIRPMEQELRGIEGLRKFTAQSSEGLGSITLEFDPGFDPDTALTDVRDRVDIARSELPDEADEPRVMEVNVSEFPVLTIGLSGQLDTRERMTVARRLQEEIEGIADVLEVDIAGEREDLLEIVVDPLVLESYGVDFDALFNQVSRNNRLVAAGSLDTGAGRLALKVPGIIESLDDVMNMPVKIDEDRVVTFGDVAWINPTYKDPEGFARIDGQPAVVLEISKRAGANIIATIGAVRERLAEADDLLPDQLRFTTILDESTTVENMLSELLNNVLTAVVLVLIVVVAAMGWRMALLVGLTIPGAFLTGILLVWAFGFTLNIVVLFALILVAGMLVDGAIVVSELADRHLRDGQAPHQAWLNAASRMSWPVIASTATTLAVFIPLLFWPGVVGQFMKYLPATVILCLLASLAMALVFLPTLGRLFTRTAPATNSANPEEATTSFGRGYRHLLARLLKHPAWVLLVTVLLMALLYTGYARFNHGVDFFPNVEPDSAQVLVRARGDFSAQETDAIVQRVEANLSGMSEVRALYARSFAVPNEQMGNDVIGMLQFQFIDWHERRPAQAILDDMAERAGDIPGITLEFQEQEMGPGGGKPIVLEVSATDPDVADTGVNQLTQLMRELGGFTDIQDNRSLPGVEWRVNVDREAAARMGTDVTTIGSAVQLLTTGLQVASYRPPEVNDEVDIRVRLPQNWRSLDQLERLTINTQRGQVPISHFVTLEPAPKVGTLNRIDGRRAITIDADLAPGYLADERLNALLNASSDNVPEGLMVNVAGEQEDQQESMQFLTSAFLVAIGLMALILVTQFNSFYQAGLVLSAIVFSTAGVLMGLLITGQAFGIVMVGMGVIALAGIVVNNNIVLIDTYNELRDQGMTPAEAALEAGCLRLRPVLLTAITTVLGLMPMVLGINVDLFTPALGFNAPSAQWWTQMSSAIAGGLTFATALTLLLTPCMLVIGGKRR; encoded by the coding sequence ATGCGCCAGTTGATTGATGCCGCGCTTGCCCACAGCCGCACGACGTTAATGCTGTTGGTAGGTTTGCTACTGGCAGGTATTACGGCCTGGCAGGTGATTCCCAAGGAAGCCAACCCCGACGTCACCATTCCGATGATTTACGTCTCGCTGTCTCTGGAGGGCGTAAGTCCCGAAGACGGCGAGCGGCTACTGATTCGTCCCATGGAGCAGGAGCTGCGCGGCATTGAAGGACTGCGCAAGTTTACCGCCCAATCCAGCGAAGGCCTTGGCTCGATCACGCTGGAGTTCGACCCCGGCTTTGACCCGGATACCGCGCTGACCGACGTCCGCGACCGCGTGGATATTGCCCGCAGCGAGCTGCCTGACGAGGCCGATGAGCCGCGGGTGATGGAGGTCAATGTATCCGAGTTCCCGGTATTGACCATTGGGCTGTCAGGGCAGTTGGACACCCGCGAACGCATGACCGTTGCCCGACGCCTGCAGGAAGAGATCGAAGGCATTGCCGATGTGCTGGAAGTCGATATTGCCGGTGAGCGGGAAGACTTGCTGGAGATCGTGGTCGATCCGCTGGTACTGGAGAGCTACGGGGTCGATTTTGATGCGCTGTTCAATCAGGTATCGCGCAATAACCGCCTGGTAGCAGCGGGCAGCCTGGATACCGGCGCGGGGCGCCTGGCGTTAAAAGTCCCCGGTATTATCGAGTCCCTTGACGATGTCATGAACATGCCGGTCAAGATCGATGAAGATCGCGTGGTCACCTTTGGCGATGTCGCGTGGATCAACCCTACCTACAAAGACCCCGAAGGCTTTGCCCGCATTGATGGTCAACCTGCGGTAGTACTGGAAATTTCCAAACGCGCCGGGGCCAATATTATCGCCACCATTGGCGCGGTGCGTGAAAGATTAGCCGAAGCCGATGACCTACTCCCCGACCAGTTGCGCTTCACCACCATTCTGGATGAGTCGACCACCGTTGAGAATATGCTCTCCGAGCTCTTGAACAACGTGCTCACCGCCGTGGTGCTGGTGCTGATTGTGGTGGTGGCAGCGATGGGTTGGCGTATGGCCTTGCTGGTCGGGCTCACCATTCCCGGCGCCTTTTTGACCGGCATCCTGCTAGTGTGGGCGTTTGGCTTTACGCTCAATATCGTGGTGCTGTTCGCGCTGATTCTGGTGGCCGGCATGCTGGTGGACGGCGCCATCGTGGTCAGCGAGCTTGCTGATCGCCACCTGCGCGATGGCCAAGCCCCCCATCAGGCATGGCTTAACGCCGCTTCGCGGATGAGTTGGCCGGTCATCGCCTCGACGGCCACCACCCTCGCCGTATTTATCCCCCTGCTGTTCTGGCCCGGCGTGGTCGGCCAGTTCATGAAGTACCTGCCCGCCACGGTGATCTTGTGCCTTTTAGCGTCGCTGGCCATGGCGCTGGTGTTTTTACCGACGCTTGGCCGTTTGTTTACACGTACCGCGCCAGCGACTAATAGCGCTAACCCTGAAGAGGCGACGACGTCGTTTGGACGCGGCTATCGCCACTTGCTGGCCAGGCTGCTCAAGCACCCCGCCTGGGTGCTGCTGGTGACGGTGCTGTTAATGGCGCTACTGTATACCGGCTATGCGCGCTTCAACCACGGCGTCGACTTCTTTCCCAACGTGGAGCCAGATAGTGCACAGGTGCTGGTGCGCGCCCGAGGCGATTTTTCGGCGCAGGAGACTGACGCCATTGTGCAGCGGGTAGAAGCCAACCTATCCGGCATGAGCGAAGTGAGAGCACTGTATGCGCGCTCCTTCGCGGTACCCAACGAGCAGATGGGCAATGACGTCATCGGCATGCTGCAGTTCCAGTTTATTGACTGGCATGAGCGCCGCCCCGCCCAGGCGATTTTAGACGATATGGCCGAGCGCGCCGGAGATATTCCCGGCATTACGCTGGAATTCCAGGAGCAGGAAATGGGCCCGGGTGGCGGCAAGCCCATTGTGCTCGAAGTGAGCGCCACCGACCCGGACGTTGCCGATACAGGGGTTAACCAACTGACCCAATTAATGCGCGAGCTGGGCGGCTTTACCGATATTCAGGATAACCGCAGCCTGCCTGGTGTGGAGTGGCGGGTGAACGTGGATCGGGAAGCCGCGGCGCGTATGGGTACTGATGTGACAACCATTGGTAGCGCGGTGCAATTGCTCACCACCGGCCTTCAGGTAGCGAGCTATCGCCCGCCCGAAGTGAACGATGAAGTGGATATCCGCGTACGGCTGCCGCAAAACTGGCGCTCGCTGGATCAGCTCGAGCGATTGACCATCAATACCCAGCGGGGCCAGGTACCCATCTCGCATTTTGTAACCCTGGAGCCAGCCCCCAAAGTCGGCACGCTCAACCGCATCGATGGCCGCCGGGCGATTACCATAGACGCCGACCTTGCCCCAGGTTATCTCGCTGATGAGCGCTTGAATGCGCTGCTGAATGCCAGTAGCGACAATGTGCCTGAGGGCTTGATGGTCAATGTGGCGGGCGAGCAGGAGGATCAACAGGAGTCGATGCAGTTCCTGACCAGCGCGTTTCTGGTTGCTATCGGTTTGATGGCGCTGATTCTGGTGACCCAGTTCAATAGCTTCTATCAGGCAGGCCTGGTGCTTTCGGCAATTGTGTTTTCCACCGCGGGGGTGCTGATGGGGCTGCTGATAACGGGCCAGGCTTTCGGTATTGTCATGGTGGGGATGGGGGTGATTGCCCTGGCGGGCATCGTGGTCAATAACAATATCGTCTTGATCGACACCTACAATGAGCTGCGTGACCAGGGCATGACACCGGCCGAAGCCGCCTTGGAAGCGGGCTGCTTACGCTTGCGCCCAGTGCTGTTAACGGCGATCACCACGGTGCTGGGGCTGATGCCGATGGTGCTGGGGATCAATGTGGACTTATTTACACCGGCGCTCGGTTTTAATGCCCCTTCCGCCCAGTGGTGGACGCAAATGTCCAGCGCCATTGCCGGCGGGCTGACCTTCGCCACCGCGCTAACGCTGCTACTCACGCCCTGTATGTTGGTGATTGGGGGTAAACGGAGGTAA
- a CDS encoding efflux RND transporter periplasmic adaptor subunit, which produces MRRIPFSYALASLLVLALVIWLALGNFQGFQSAPPDAPDRQDEGPRVEVVEQQSIVFIPEQIVQGQLTAERETTLRANVAGFVAEKPVDQGSRVAAGETLLVLDNDALPEQLQQARDELAVAEAEYAGARNLRERELISQPELLRLQSALSASAASVAQLQNQLDDSRPTAPFDGVLNRVQVELGDLLQPGEEWGQLVDDRRLKGAAWVSQQQVGDLSVGLPVTARLLNGDHLEGELTFISHRAEEATRTFYIEATLDNPAGKRLAGGSAELTITLPPRQVHTLSPALLSLDSEGQLAVKHLDDNDQVQQTAVELVSADTQRAYVTGLPDPLRLITLGAGMVDVGETVAPVTTEEATISQPLTGQDSIHAPVD; this is translated from the coding sequence ATGCGAAGAATCCCGTTCTCTTACGCCCTCGCTAGCCTGCTCGTGCTGGCACTGGTGATATGGCTCGCCTTGGGAAACTTCCAGGGCTTTCAAAGCGCTCCCCCGGATGCCCCTGATCGCCAGGATGAAGGCCCGAGGGTCGAGGTAGTTGAGCAACAGAGCATCGTCTTTATTCCTGAGCAAATTGTCCAAGGCCAACTGACGGCAGAGCGCGAAACCACCCTGCGCGCCAATGTAGCGGGCTTTGTGGCCGAGAAGCCGGTGGACCAAGGCAGCCGCGTTGCGGCGGGCGAGACGCTGTTAGTGCTGGATAACGACGCATTGCCCGAGCAACTGCAACAGGCACGCGACGAGCTGGCCGTCGCCGAGGCGGAATATGCCGGTGCCCGCAACCTGCGCGAGCGGGAATTGATCTCCCAGCCCGAGCTACTCCGCCTGCAGAGTGCGCTCAGCGCCAGCGCCGCCTCGGTGGCCCAGCTGCAGAACCAACTGGATGACAGCCGCCCCACCGCGCCTTTTGATGGCGTGCTTAACCGCGTACAGGTAGAACTCGGCGACTTACTCCAGCCCGGTGAAGAGTGGGGCCAACTGGTCGATGACCGCCGCCTGAAAGGCGCTGCCTGGGTATCACAGCAACAGGTGGGCGATTTAAGCGTGGGGTTGCCGGTTACCGCTCGGCTGCTGAACGGCGACCATCTGGAAGGCGAGTTGACCTTTATCAGCCACCGTGCCGAAGAGGCCACGCGCACTTTTTACATAGAAGCTACGCTAGACAACCCGGCCGGTAAACGCCTCGCGGGCGGCAGCGCGGAGCTGACAATAACCCTACCGCCCCGCCAGGTGCATACCCTCTCCCCCGCGCTGCTCAGCCTGGATAGCGAAGGCCAACTGGCGGTCAAGCACCTGGATGACAACGACCAGGTACAACAGACCGCCGTGGAACTGGTCAGTGCTGATACCCAGCGCGCCTACGTGACCGGCCTGCCCGACCCGCTACGCCTGATTACGCTGGGCGCAGGCATGGTGGACGTTGGCGAAACGGTCGCCCCGGTAACCACTGAAGAAGCCACCATTTCACAACCATTAACTGGCCAGGATAGCATTCATGCGCCAGTTGATTGA
- the rsd gene encoding sigma D regulator, with protein MLEDCKNAQERWGGVHSLIDRWLQQRRDLLISFIELKEACDAELESVSKARIDHFSESLMDYISAGHFEVYPQLSEEARAFNDDSALSIADKLLERLEMSTEMVLAFDTDFATTASCEQNIARLPAWIDRLARGLTERFALEDQLIARLHAAHSPETSNAPA; from the coding sequence ATGCTCGAAGATTGTAAAAATGCCCAGGAGCGCTGGGGTGGCGTGCACAGCCTGATTGATCGTTGGCTGCAGCAGCGCCGCGATTTACTGATTAGCTTTATCGAGCTGAAAGAGGCCTGTGACGCAGAACTCGAAAGTGTCAGCAAGGCTCGCATTGATCATTTCAGTGAATCGCTGATGGACTACATCAGTGCGGGTCATTTCGAAGTTTATCCACAGTTGTCCGAAGAAGCGCGCGCTTTCAACGATGACAGTGCGCTGAGTATCGCGGACAAACTGCTCGAGCGGTTGGAGATGTCGACGGAAATGGTGTTGGCGTTTGACACCGACTTTGCCACCACTGCCAGTTGCGAGCAGAATATCGCTCGTTTGCCAGCCTGGATTGATCGCTTGGCGCGCGGATTGACCGAGCGTTTTGCCCTTGAAGACCAGCTGATTGCCCGTCTGCACGCGGCGCACAGCCCTGAAACCTCTAATGCCCCCGCTTAA
- a CDS encoding disulfide bond formation protein B, giving the protein MKTPSIRPAALFGVVFCIFMMAVALGLEHIGGYEPCPLCVFQRVAVIASGVVLLIAAIHNPASRGGKVVYGVFGLLTAGAGAFIAGRHVWLQSLPADEVPTCGPGLDYMIDVLPMQEVVAMVLTGSGECAEIDFSLLGLSLPAWTLIGFAVLLLIPLRMIVLARQRAMLFSQ; this is encoded by the coding sequence ATGAAGACGCCGTCCATCCGTCCAGCGGCGCTATTTGGCGTCGTTTTTTGTATTTTCATGATGGCGGTTGCGCTGGGTCTCGAGCATATCGGTGGGTATGAACCCTGCCCGTTATGCGTGTTTCAGCGCGTGGCGGTGATCGCAAGCGGCGTGGTGTTGCTTATAGCCGCGATACACAACCCGGCGAGCCGCGGTGGCAAGGTGGTCTATGGTGTCTTTGGTTTGCTGACCGCCGGGGCAGGGGCCTTCATTGCGGGTCGCCATGTCTGGCTTCAGTCGTTGCCCGCCGATGAAGTGCCTACCTGCGGCCCAGGCCTGGATTACATGATTGATGTCCTTCCCATGCAGGAAGTGGTCGCCATGGTGCTGACGGGCTCTGGCGAATGCGCCGAGATCGATTTTAGCTTATTGGGACTATCGCTACCGGCGTGGACACTGATTGGTTTTGCAGTACTGTTGCTCATACCATTGCGTATGATTGTACTGGCGCGTCAGCGTGCCATGCTTTTCAGTCAGTAG